Below is a window of Pelagicoccus albus DNA.
ACCTCTCCGATTTCGCGGACTCGGAGGATATCATGGCATTCTTCGATATCACGCACAACTTCGATAGCGGCTCTACCCTAACCAACAAGCTCTTCGTCGAGAAGATCGATACAGATAAAGTATCCTCTTACCAATACGCCTTCCGCATGAGCCAGGAAGTGGTTGACGATCGCATTTCTCTAACCAACGAAATCGATATTGGCGACTCCATGTCCTTGCTTCTTAACTACGGTGCTCAAGCACGCTTAACCAAAGCAAAGCAGCTACAGGATTTCTGGGTCGAGCCTATGGCGAGGCGTGACATCAGCTTGCCTACCATCAGCGCAAACTCAGTTTTCCTGTCTGGTTCTGACATCGATCCGCTCGCGGGAGGAAACAACTATTGGGGTGGAAATTTTGGAGCATCTGGACCAGGCGGGCATGCGGCAGAATCGGAGCTCACCCAAATGGGCTTGTTCCTATCTAGCAAGTTCGACATAGGCGAAAGCTTTTCCATCCTAGCAAGCGCTCGTTACGACAGTATCGACTACGAGGTCAGAGTACCCGACGAGCCCACTGACATTGAACAAAACATAGTGACTGGCGATGATACCTTCCTGAACTGGAGCATCAATCCGTCCTTCAAAATCAACGAATCCCTATCGCTTTACGGAGCTCTTCAGGAGGCGACAACCTACGCTCCACTTCAAGGCGGAGCAATTGTTGGCGATCAGAACTTCGGCGAATCCAGCTTAAAGGAAGTGGGTATCAAAATGTCCGCTATGGAAGGAAATCTGTTTTCGACGCTATCGTATTACGAATGGGACCAAGCTTCCTTCAACGACATCACTGGCACCTCGGACCCCTACGAATCTGAAGGTATCGAATTCGAGCTGGCCTATGCCGCTACCGAGTCGACCACTATCATCGCTTCATTCAGCGATCGTGAAACAAGAAGAACCACCAGCCTTGGCTACCGCACCATGCCATTTGGCTTGCTCGATCCCACGGGAGCTGGAAACGACGAGATCGGCGTCGCCCTCGAAGGTGGAGCATTGCTCAACCAGTTCGCCAACGCATTTGGCGGGTTCACTCCGGAAGGCGGTTCTCCATCAGCGAATCCAGACCTGATCGTACCAGGCGCGCCGCAAACGGTAGTAAAACTATTCGTATCGAATACGTTTAACGAGAACTTCGGTGCCTCCATCGGTGCCGTATGGAGCGACTCCTATTGGACCTCTTACGACCGAAACATCGAAATCGATTCATCGACCGTAGTGAACGCAAACCTCTGGTACGAAACCGAAGCTTGGAAGGCGATGCTAAGTCTGGAAAACCTAACCGAAGAAGATTACTTCCTCGGAGCGGATCCAAACTTCGCAGCGAACAACCTGCTGACCAAAGCTCCGGAAGACGTTCAGATGAAGCTGACACTGACAGTGCCCTTCTGATCTAAATATAAGATTTCTAAACCAAATGGTCGCCTCAACGTGGGCGACCATTTTTTTTTGCTAAGCCGCAACGCCTTCTTTCCTGGCACGGCGAGTAGTAGTTACCGCACGGTGACGCTTACCTAACTTACTTAACCGGAACTCTAACTGCCTCCGGAAGAATCGAATAATCGATCAGATCCGACGCCCTCAATTCCTGTTTAACAATCTCCAAATCTCTCAAAGTCTCGATCGTCTTCTCGAGCTTCGACTCGTCAATCAATCCAAGCGATTCCCCTAGGCTTGCGTCTCCGAATACGACTTTGTACTCGCTCATGGCTTTATGACTGTAAGCGTTTAGCTCGTCCGTATTCCCATTGTGTATACCAGTGAGATATTCGTGAGTTTTACTTGGGTCGCCTTCCATGTAGTCTTTCCAACCTCGCAGACTGCTCTCCGCAAATGCCTTTACGATTTCCGGATTCTCTTCCGCGAAAGTCGTATTCGTAATGACCACTCGCTCTGGACTGTAGTCCTCATCAGAGAGCAACATAACGCCGACCTCTACTCCTTGCTGCTTAGCAAAATATGGCTGACTGGTAACGAAGCACTGTTGGATGAAATCCGGATCTTTGAGAAAACGCTGAATTCCATAATCCAGCGGAATCACGCTAAAATCGATTTGTTTCCGTTTTCTCAATACAGCCACAAATGCATTGCCTGGATTCACCATGATCGACTTACCGTCTAAGTCTTCCCAACTGTCAATTGGGTTCGATGCGTGAAACATAATCGCCTGCGGGTCCTTCTCCATATAGGCCGCTACCAATTGAACCGGAAGCCCGCGATCTACCCCGATAATCGCATCGTCAATCCTCCCCAAGGTAAAATCGACACGTCCCAACGCGACCGCCTGCAAGGGCATAACTCCCGGCCCACCTTGCTGGATCTCCACCTCGAGACCGGCCTCTTCGTAATAGCCGTTGAGCAAAGCTTGATAAAACCCGCCATGGGCCGGCTCAGCATACCAATCTAGTTTTAGGGTCACCTTTCGCAGAGCTTGTCCATCAGCTTCAGCTTCCACTTCATCCGTACGATCGTTTGCGCATCCGGAAAGGAGTACCCCCAAACAGGTATTAAGGATCCACGCCTTCTTGCTCATGAAACTCCGTAGCTTAGCCCCAATTCCTTCAACCATCTCCGATAGGCAATGGCGAGACGGTCGCAAGCGAGGTGCAACTCTTCCTGGAGATCCAGAGGCAAGAGCTCCGGCCTCTGCGATTCGACCGCAGGTTTGTCCTGACTGATAATTAGTTCAGACCACTTCAAAGCATCTTCCTCCGTCAGACCTTCCCTAAACTCTGACATGCCAAACAGCCAAGCCACAGTGGTCTCTTCATCCACAGGAGTAGCGGTCAAAACGGAAAGAACCTTCTCCTTGGAAAAGGCGGCGATTAAAGGTCGGTAGCAGAAGTAGTCATAACTTCGATACCCACCTACGCCAGAACCATCAGGGTTAGGTTGCCATATCTTTAAATCGCGAGCTACTAGTCCATTCTCCGTCATTTCTACGTCGTAGTCCTCAACTTGCGGCATATCTGGATCACCCAAAAAACCGGCGTGCAAGAACGGCAAATGAGAGAAATCAAGGTAGTTTTCGATAACTCTAGGAGCTTTTGCCCGCATGGGATGACTCGAGAGAAAAAGACCTAAGGTCTGATTTTCGAAGATTGGCAGGAATGGTTCAGGAGAGATAGGATCAGAATCGAGGCAAACCCAAATGGCTCCATATTTCTCGCATGACAAATACGGTTGGGCCTTGGCCTTGGATGAAATGGCCCGTTTCGAATTTTGGGCCGGAATCCGCATACATCGACCCTCCGAATTGTATTCCCAGCCGTGATACGGACAAACGATACATCCTTCCTTTAGGGTTCCAAGAGACAGTTTAGCTCCCCGATGGATGCACAAGTCCCTCCATACGTGCACCTTACTCGCATCCTTCCAAAGCACTAAGTCTTCACCCAGCACTGTTTTGGAAAGGACCTCGCCCTCACCTATATCCTTCGCTCGAAGCACTACGTGCCATTCGCGCCTCAATACTTGGTCGTCAATCATTCTAGTATCTAAATTCGAGCCGAAAACGCGCCAATGCGTGCACCGAAAAACGTAGCTCCATGAAAGTGTTCAGCTCCTCAAGCTCTGTATTTCCAAGAGTAGTACTCCCATGCTCGAGCAGCCTCTGCTTGATGCCAGGAGCGACGACTTTCGAGTTCACTTTCGCTCCACTCAGCGAGATTCATCGAAGCCGCCTTCAGATCCATAGAGATCCTAGCCGCCTCTTCCAAATAGATCGCCTTTACTACTGCTTGGGAAATAGAATCCCCAACCGAAAAGCCGCCATTTCCCTTGAGGAGCAAAGCCGTATTGGCACCCAATGACTGAACAACACGGTTTCCTTTCTCTTCATTCGAAATCAAATCGCCGAATTCGCAGAAGGGAATCTTGTCTCCCAGCATCAATCCAAATCCATGCGACAATATCAACTCGTCGCCTGTTACGCCATAGGAAACAATATACCGAGAATGCGTCCGACAAATTGAATTAACGTCGGGTCTCGCAGCGTAGACCGCTAAGTGCATCGGCGACTCCAGAGGAGCTGGAAGCGTTCCGTCATCAAGTCTCTCTCCCGTATCAGAAAAAAGGATATGCAACGAATTGGCTGCAGACATACCCGGACCTTTGGCAGGAGTAATTGCAATTCGCCCATCCCTTAGCCTTACGCTGAGATGCCCAAACCCCTCCGTCAGACCATGGCCCTCCATGATCTGTAGAGCGGTACTAAAATCTTTCAGCCACTGCTCCATTCCATGCCACCTATTATTCGGGCCTCCAAACTCGTAACATCATCGCAGTACATTCCCAGCCATTCGTAGGCGTCTGATCTTGAGGACAGGCCGATAACGCGACTAAAGCGTCCAGCTCGCAGGAGAGGAGGATCCGAGATCCAGGGCCGTGCTCAGGTGCCTCATAGACTATCTTTCCGTCAGATTCTATCCTGTTGTTCATGAATAAATTAACAGCCATTTCCGCTCTAGCTACACAAGCTTCCCCAAGCTCGCTTAGTGACTCTTTGATATTCTCCAGACAACTGCGGTGGTCATGAATTCCGTACCGCGTAACGTAAGCTTCGTGATCGCAGCAAGGCACTAGAATATCGTGAATCCCGACATCATCCTCCAAAACGCGAAATAGGATTCTACGTTTGTTGGTCGCGAGGACGCTGCCCACTCGCAGGGCTACACTCCAATTTTGTGTCAAGGTGTGAGCGGGGGAGAAATACTCTTCTTCAGAACCTGACACCCAAGCCATCAGATCTCCAACTTGCTTCCCTTCGAGATCTATGACTTCAAGCCTATCTCCAGCAGCCACCTTTACTGCTTTCCCGTGGCTGGCCGGAACTATAATTTCTACAATCTTTTTGTATCCATCCATCGCTAACAAATACCTAGCCTCCTTTTTCTATAAGGGCGAGATTCCTGGCCAATGGCGTATTCCGACTCCTGCCTACCCGCCATAATCCATCGATCAAAACGCCTGATATTCCAGGGAGGTCTCCACCTTTCATCGCAGAAATGGCATCTTCAAAAGCTGAACCGCTTGGAGCATCGATGATAAGCAAATCCGCTTCCTTGCCTACTGCAATTTCACCCGTGTTTTGCCGAAGCATCTTCGCATTCAAGCCCGTAGCCATAGCCCACGTGTGATCGGGATCCAACTTTCCAAGGGCACACAACTCCACTACAGATTTCAAAGTTCCGAGAGGCATTACACCCGTCCCCGTCGGAGTGTCCGAGGACATCAAAACTTGGTTGAGCTTTCCTTCTCTTTCAGCGAACTCCAAAACCTTCAAGGCAGACCTTAAATTTCCCGCCTGGGAGATCTGAAAGTACATTTCATTCGATTCGCATATCAGCTTCTCTAGGTCCGCCTCAGGCAAGGCCGTTGTCCCCCCATTTACGTGGCCGGCAACATCTACGCCCAAACTTAAAAGATCATCGGCAGTTATGGCCCGGCTTCCGGGGATAGACACTCCGCCAGTATGCGACATAACAACGAACCCCTCGTCCTTCGCAGATTTCACCAGCGGAGCGGCGTCTCGATTTTCAGAGAATGACCCAAATCCCATTTTTGCCAGCCAGACACCTTGGCTCCTAAGCTCAGCAAAATCCTCAGCGACCAACCCCGGTTCTAGAATAACCGATCCTGCATGAATCTTTTGGTCTCCTGCAGAGCGACAACTGTAGCAACGGTGGGCAGTCAGGGCCAAAGCCTTAACTCCAGCTGCATCTTTCGGTCGATTAGGCAGGTGAACTTCGCTCGCCGACATCATCGATGTGATTCCACCATGGAGATAGCTTTCGATCCATCCGATCGTATTCTGCCTTGGTGTCCAATCTCCGAATACAATGTGGACGTGCGAATCAATAAGCCCGGGTGCTAAAGTCGAACCCATCGCATCGACCACGAAGTCGAATTCGCTCGCATCGCAACTGCCCGCTGAACCTACAAAAGCAACCTTCCCTGACTCTATGGCGACTTCAGAACATTTGCCCCATCGTTTCTCGAGGTCTCCGCTGATCACATAACCCAAATTCTTTATTAAGACCTTTTCCATCAACCAATCTATTTGGCGTCCGACGCCGTGTTCTTTTCTTCTAGTGCAAGAGCTACCTTCAACACCTAAGCACATGCCCCTCCTTCAATAGAACAAATACTTAACCCAAAACTCAATTTGTTTATTAATAATCATCGAACTAAGTATTGATATCATAGTGATCATTTAAATTGCTCAAATATCCCCACCATCCTGCTCAATTCTCCCATCATTTTTCGTGCACAAATCCAAGTCTCTTTCACATCCTACAAGCTTCTTATATAATTACTAAACTATCATCATTTCCATCAATGCCAAGAATCGATATTGGCCAAACAAAGACAATTTTTCAGCAAAACCTGGGAAACTTTTTATCGCGCCTATTTTTAATCTCATCGCCGCACGAACTGCACTCTTTTCAACTCTTAATGCACCTTTTTAAACACACTTCCTGTATCCTTTTTTTGTTTACTTACAAACAATCACAAAAACTACAATCACTTCATCAGCATTGGGTGAATCACCGAAGTTAAGGGATATGGTCTGATTCTCCTCCAAGCCAAAAAGATCATGAATCGCCCCCGTAGGCACATCGACATTCGAACCCACACTTGATCTAAGGCAAGTGGACGGCACCCAAGATTTGGCATTACCCAAAGCCGCTCGAATGGGATCAACAAAACGCGTGGTGAGAAACGCTTTCCCATGCTCGAACTCGCCCGAGCTTCCGACCACTGCGGCCTTGCCATAGGATACGGGATGAGAATCTCCAAGCAAAGACAACAGCCGATCAACAAAAGAACCGCTCAAACTCAAACTGGGTTCGATTATCTCATCTAGACTATCCGCATCAACACCGGCATACGGATTCTCAACCACCGCCCCAACGGCGATCTTCTTGAAGACGACAGACCCACGAGACAGATCCTCTTCGACCCTCTGTATCCATTTTCTTATTTTTATTCCCATGGACACCAGTGGTCATTATTAATCAGCGTAGCCCGTCTTTGCCCTCGACCTGATCAAAAGTAAGCCCTCCTAAACGAGCTTTGATCCGACCTCTAGTTGCGATGGCAAAAATAACCACAACTTCATCGGGAGCTGGAGAATCCGGAAAATTAACCGTAATCGTATCGTAGTGCGACCTAACATACAATGCATCCTTGCAAGCCAGAGGAACATCGATACCTCCACCAATCTCCGACCTTTTACCCGTGGAAGGAATCCAAGCAGATCCGCCACCAAGAGCCTCCCTTATGGGATTTGCAAAACTCGTAGTTAAAAATCCATTACCATGTTCATACTCTCCCTCTGCACCGACCAAACACGCCTTCCCGTAGCTTTGAGCAGAATCTCCGGCTAAGGCTTGAACCAAACGACGTCCAAACTCCGCCCCGAGCTCCTTTGAGCAATTAACTATCTTAGACAAATCATCCGAATACCCCTCTCCAGCGTAGGGATTCTGGATCGCTGCTGCGACAACAACTTTCCTTACCGGAACACCATCCTCGGCGAGCACTCCGGATTCATTCGCGAGAGCTTCGTCAACCTGGGTGTACCAACGACGAATATGGTAGTCTAGAAAGTTAGCCGCTTTCTTCATGGTTAAAAATCCCTCTTCATTTGCCTTGGCCAACGATCGTGGAAGATATCTTCTTCCAACCCATCGAGGTAGGCTAAGGTTTTCTCAAGAGCGACGACATCTCCGTACTTCGCGTTGATATCGAAGAGATTGATCTTGTGACTTACTTCTCCCCTATCCCAGACACACTCAGTTGGAACGATCGTGTAATAGTTGTAGCTAAATGAATCGATGGCAGTGGAACGGATACAGCCACTCGTTGTAGTTCCAGCCAGAATCACAGTGTCCACCCCGAAATCGATAAAGTAACTGGCGAGACTCGTCCCGAAAAAAGCGCTAGGCTTTTTCTTAACGAAAACCATGTCGTGATCTTGGGGAGCGATCTCTGCCACAATATCGTTACCGTGGTGCCCGATCGCATCAATCCCGTCATCCACACGGTAGTTTTTATCATTCCAACGCCCCATATCCAAAAAATCATCACGCCGCTCCCATGTCGTATAAAACAGTGGAATCTTTTTCTTACGAGCCGCTGCAACGAGTTTGGCGGTTGCCCGAACTCCATCCCAACCGGTGGTCCCACAGCTATACCGCCACTTTTTTATACTATCCAATATAGGCTCTTCTGGATCGCCTACAAAATTATATATAATATCAACAAGCAACAAAGCGGGACGTTTTCCAAAGCCACCCGGTTTACTCCAACCAGCTACTTCATATACCTTTTTGTCCTGCTCGGTTAAAACATCATCCCAAATTGCCATAAGTCTAATTCCTTGTTTAGATTTTGTAGTATTTGGAGCCGTTAATACGTGGCAGGTATTCACCGTTGCTTTCTTCAGTTGGAACAACGTAGGGCGACTCTTCTCCCTCTTTCCAATGGGCAATTGTTTTTCCCCGCAATATGGTACGAACCGGCCAACCCTTGAAGGTATGCCCTTCGACCACCGACCAACCTGACGCGCTGGTCACGTTTTTCTCATTCACTGTGATTTCCCGTTCTAGATCCACGAAACAGAAATCCGCGTCAGCTCCGACTTCGATGCTACCCTTCTTAGGAAATAACCCAAAGATGCGGGCTGGATCTTCGCAAAGCACTTCCACCATACGTTCGAGAGTAATGCGTCCTTCATTTACACCATAGCTGAGCATGACTGGCACAAGCATTTCCACCCGGCTGGTAAATCCGGTCCGTAGCTTCCAAATATTGTCGTTGAACATATCCTTACGGTGATTCGGCGGCCAAGAGATTACGTGATCAGAGCTTACGGTGTTAACCCCCTTACCCTTCGCCAAAGCATCCCAGATCGCAGCTCGATTATCAGGATACCGGATCGGCACATTGATTCTCCATGCTTCCTGATTCGGCTCTAGATAGAGCCACGACGGTCCGGAATTTCCATAAATGGTAACTCCCTCCCCTTGAATTCGCATGATCTCCTCGTGAGTCGCAGCAGTGCTGGAATGCTGTATAAACAGCGGACTGCCGGTGATCTTGGCGAGATACCCAAAAGATCTTACGTGGTGAACTTCACAGAAATCTGGCGACCGATCTGTCCAGGCCGCGAAGTCCGTCCGCCCATCCTCAATCAATTCCTTTTCGAACAAGCGAGCGATTTGCCAGTTTTCAGCATGGATCTGGGTAATGGCAGAGCCACCGAGCTTCGCCACTTCGCGCATGGTGCTAAAGATCACCCCATCGTCGAAGCCCGCTCCCAGTCCCGCCTTACGGCCTGCCCAGTATTTATCGAGCTCCGGCTTCATGGATTGGCAATAGAGCTTGTAGCTGGTCATGCCGAACTCCTCAGCAAGCTGCGGAATCTCCGCGACCTGCTCATCCGTCTCGACCATAGGAGTGATAAATACATCTACTGCCGAAACTTCTTCGATAATCTT
It encodes the following:
- a CDS encoding amino acid synthesis family protein: MGIKIRKWIQRVEEDLSRGSVVFKKIAVGAVVENPYAGVDADSLDEIIEPSLSLSGSFVDRLLSLLGDSHPVSYGKAAVVGSSGEFEHGKAFLTTRFVDPIRAALGNAKSWVPSTCLRSSVGSNVDVPTGAIHDLFGLEENQTISLNFGDSPNADEVIVVFVIVCK
- a CDS encoding DUF1989 domain-containing protein, with product MDGYKKIVEIIVPASHGKAVKVAAGDRLEVIDLEGKQVGDLMAWVSGSEEEYFSPAHTLTQNWSVALRVGSVLATNKRRILFRVLEDDVGIHDILVPCCDHEAYVTRYGIHDHRSCLENIKESLSELGEACVARAEMAVNLFMNNRIESDGKIVYEAPEHGPGSRILLSCELDALVALSACPQDQTPTNGWECTAMMLRVWRPE
- a CDS encoding dihydroorotase, whose translation is MRVDLLIKNGTIVSGSGRKKAEIAVKNGKIVAIYSGESPYTADETIDAEGLFVLPGVVDTEAHPGCYNPFRSDLATESRAAAATGVTTWGVHQPSTRLGAEPFVEYVQAEDVGPFLPVMPGCVKIIEEVSAVDVFITPMVETDEQVAEIPQLAEEFGMTSYKLYCQSMKPELDKYWAGRKAGLGAGFDDGVIFSTMREVAKLGGSAITQIHAENWQIARLFEKELIEDGRTDFAAWTDRSPDFCEVHHVRSFGYLAKITGSPLFIQHSSTAATHEEIMRIQGEGVTIYGNSGPSWLYLEPNQEAWRINVPIRYPDNRAAIWDALAKGKGVNTVSSDHVISWPPNHRKDMFNDNIWKLRTGFTSRVEMLVPVMLSYGVNEGRITLERMVEVLCEDPARIFGLFPKKGSIEVGADADFCFVDLEREITVNEKNVTSASGWSVVEGHTFKGWPVRTILRGKTIAHWKEGEESPYVVPTEESNGEYLPRINGSKYYKI
- a CDS encoding aromatic ring-hydroxylating oxygenase subunit alpha; translated protein: MIDDQVLRREWHVVLRAKDIGEGEVLSKTVLGEDLVLWKDASKVHVWRDLCIHRGAKLSLGTLKEGCIVCPYHGWEYNSEGRCMRIPAQNSKRAISSKAKAQPYLSCEKYGAIWVCLDSDPISPEPFLPIFENQTLGLFLSSHPMRAKAPRVIENYLDFSHLPFLHAGFLGDPDMPQVEDYDVEMTENGLVARDLKIWQPNPDGSGVGGYRSYDYFCYRPLIAAFSKEKVLSVLTATPVDEETTVAWLFGMSEFREGLTEEDALKWSELIISQDKPAVESQRPELLPLDLQEELHLACDRLAIAYRRWLKELGLSYGVS
- a CDS encoding ABC transporter substrate-binding protein: MSKKAWILNTCLGVLLSGCANDRTDEVEAEADGQALRKVTLKLDWYAEPAHGGFYQALLNGYYEEAGLEVEIQQGGPGVMPLQAVALGRVDFTLGRIDDAIIGVDRGLPVQLVAAYMEKDPQAIMFHASNPIDSWEDLDGKSIMVNPGNAFVAVLRKRKQIDFSVIPLDYGIQRFLKDPDFIQQCFVTSQPYFAKQQGVEVGVMLLSDEDYSPERVVITNTTFAEENPEIVKAFAESSLRGWKDYMEGDPSKTHEYLTGIHNGNTDELNAYSHKAMSEYKVVFGDASLGESLGLIDESKLEKTIETLRDLEIVKQELRASDLIDYSILPEAVRVPVK
- a CDS encoding amidohydrolase family protein produces the protein MEKVLIKNLGYVISGDLEKRWGKCSEVAIESGKVAFVGSAGSCDASEFDFVVDAMGSTLAPGLIDSHVHIVFGDWTPRQNTIGWIESYLHGGITSMMSASEVHLPNRPKDAAGVKALALTAHRCYSCRSAGDQKIHAGSVILEPGLVAEDFAELRSQGVWLAKMGFGSFSENRDAAPLVKSAKDEGFVVMSHTGGVSIPGSRAITADDLLSLGVDVAGHVNGGTTALPEADLEKLICESNEMYFQISQAGNLRSALKVLEFAEREGKLNQVLMSSDTPTGTGVMPLGTLKSVVELCALGKLDPDHTWAMATGLNAKMLRQNTGEIAVGKEADLLIIDAPSGSAFEDAISAMKGGDLPGISGVLIDGLWRVGRSRNTPLARNLALIEKGG
- a CDS encoding TonB-dependent siderophore receptor, with the protein product MKIKRCLVASALLSGAANFNLHAQDDEEVTDLGIFISEQIAAEESDSLIPTDRTVDSAFFDDMDLVDIPRAITVLSPEAMEQFQINDFDDLQKVGAGTERYNFYGIPGAPVLRGWQGGIYYNGMLRPFQRNEMPTSFGSLEAMEIVKGPAPAQYIPSHVGGYVNMIPKSPFFDESRGSVTLEAGSNDHYNVQVDQGAPFMLGKAPAAYRLSLSVQDADSYWKNVGNDYLSLYAALKVKLSDKTSIFAGAEYYEFESNENAGWNRPTQNLVDNNEYVIGEPLSVVRPGNGGIADRNIVDGLVWGYAPLTNGNYADFRALVVPADIVEAAGLPADQLAALKNMADAEVRAATYAGMPDDVVQTTSGYLYTPEYFLAGGTPFTTTIDADDVLSDLSDFADSEDIMAFFDITHNFDSGSTLTNKLFVEKIDTDKVSSYQYAFRMSQEVVDDRISLTNEIDIGDSMSLLLNYGAQARLTKAKQLQDFWVEPMARRDISLPTISANSVFLSGSDIDPLAGGNNYWGGNFGASGPGGHAAESELTQMGLFLSSKFDIGESFSILASARYDSIDYEVRVPDEPTDIEQNIVTGDDTFLNWSINPSFKINESLSLYGALQEATTYAPLQGGAIVGDQNFGESSLKEVGIKMSAMEGNLFSTLSYYEWDQASFNDITGTSDPYESEGIEFELAYAATESTTIIASFSDRETRRTTSLGYRTMPFGLLDPTGAGNDEIGVALEGGALLNQFANAFGGFTPEGGSPSANPDLIVPGAPQTVVKLFVSNTFNENFGASIGAVWSDSYWTSYDRNIEIDSSTVVNANLWYETEAWKAMLSLENLTEEDYFLGADPNFAANNLLTKAPEDVQMKLTLTVPF
- a CDS encoding class II aldolase/adducin family protein: MEQWLKDFSTALQIMEGHGLTEGFGHLSVRLRDGRIAITPAKGPGMSAANSLHILFSDTGERLDDGTLPAPLESPMHLAVYAARPDVNSICRTHSRYIVSYGVTGDELILSHGFGLMLGDKIPFCEFGDLISNEEKGNRVVQSLGANTALLLKGNGGFSVGDSISQAVVKAIYLEEAARISMDLKAASMNLAEWSESELESRRSWHQAEAARAWEYYSWKYRA
- a CDS encoding isochorismatase family protein, which produces MAIWDDVLTEQDKKVYEVAGWSKPGGFGKRPALLLVDIIYNFVGDPEEPILDSIKKWRYSCGTTGWDGVRATAKLVAAARKKKIPLFYTTWERRDDFLDMGRWNDKNYRVDDGIDAIGHHGNDIVAEIAPQDHDMVFVKKKPSAFFGTSLASYFIDFGVDTVILAGTTTSGCIRSTAIDSFSYNYYTIVPTECVWDRGEVSHKINLFDINAKYGDVVALEKTLAYLDGLEEDIFHDRWPRQMKRDF
- a CDS encoding amino acid synthesis family protein, with product MKKAANFLDYHIRRWYTQVDEALANESGVLAEDGVPVRKVVVAAAIQNPYAGEGYSDDLSKIVNCSKELGAEFGRRLVQALAGDSAQSYGKACLVGAEGEYEHGNGFLTTSFANPIREALGGGSAWIPSTGKRSEIGGGIDVPLACKDALYVRSHYDTITVNFPDSPAPDEVVVIFAIATRGRIKARLGGLTFDQVEGKDGLR